The Streptomyces sp. NBC_00569 genomic sequence TCAGCAGACCCGGGTCGAGCGACGCGTCGCAGTCGCAGAAGCAGACGACGTCCGCGTCGGACGCCAGCAGGCCCGCGTGGCAGGCGGCCCCGAAACCGCGCCGGGGCTCCGTCACCACCGTCGCGCCCAGGGAACGGGCGACGTCGGGTGAGCCGTCGGTGGACCCGTTGTCCACGACGAGCGCCCGCCAGCCGTCCGGGATACGGGCCAGCACCCACGGCAGCGCGGCGGCCTCGTCGAGGCAGGGCAGCACGACATCGACCGAGGGGGCCGGGGTGGGAAGCGAGGGATAGTCAGGGGGGATCACGATGTCACCCTACGAATCCAAACCGGACATTCCGCCCCTCAGCTCCTTACGAAACGCGGACGTCGCACCCGGGTGACCCCTCCGGCGGCTCGGACCGGCCCCCTCGGGTGCGACGCTGGTGGAATGCAGACACCACCGCTCGGCCGCGTCCTCGTCGTGGACGACGACCCGACCGTCGCCGAGGTCGTCGCGGGCTACCTGGACCGCGCCGGCTACGACGTCGACCGCGCCGCCGACGGCCCGGCCGCCCTCGACCGCGCCGACGCGCACGGGCCCGACCTGGTCGTTCTCGACCTCATGCTGCCCGGCATGGACGGCCTCGAGGTGTGCCGCAGACTCCGGGCCCGCGGTCCCGTCCCCGTGATCATGCTGACGGCGCGCGGCGACGAGGACGAGCGCATCCTCGGCCTGGAGGTCGGCGCGGACGACTACGTGACCAAGCCGTTCAGCCCGCGCGAGCTGGTCCTGCGGGTCGAGTCGGTGTTGCGCCGAGCCCGCGCGGCCACGGCACCCAAGCCGGCGGGGCCGCTGCGCGCGGCCGCCCTCACCATCGACCCCGCGGCACGTCGAGCCACCAAGGCGGGGATCGAACTCGCCCTGACCATAAGGGAGTTCGACCTTCTCGCCTTCTTCCTGCGCCACCCGGGCCGCGCCTTCTCCCGCGAGGAACTCATGCAGCAGGTGTGGGGCTGGGACTTCGGTGACCTGTCGACCGTCACGGTTCACGTCCGCAGACTGCGCGGCAAGATCGAGGACGACCCGGCGGCCCCGAGCCTCATCCAGACGGTCTGGGGAGTCGGCTACCGCCTGGACTCGGGCCCGGGCTCGGACCCGCACGGCGACACCACTCGATCCGACCGTGCACCGGAAGTCCCTCAGACACGCCGTGCGCCGGAGGTACCGCAGTCAGGTCGTGTGCTGGGAGTCCCGCAGCCGGGCCGTGCGCCGGAGGTACCGCAGCCGGGCCGTGCACCGGAAGTCCCGCAGACGCGCCGTGCGCCGGAAGTTCCTTGGCCGGGCCGTGTGTCGGAGGTCCCGCAGCCGGGCCGTGTGTCGGAGGTCCCGCAGCCGGGCCGTGTGTCGGAGGTACCGCAGACACGCCGTGCGCCGGAAGTCCCGCATTCAGGCCGTGTGCCGGACGTTCCTCGGCCCGACCGCACACCGGCAGACGGGACCGAGCCCCGTGCATGACATGGTCCTCATCGCCCTCCTCGCGTTCCTCGGCGCCGTCGGCGCGGGCCTGCTGGGCGCGCTCGCCCTGTTCGTGCTGCGCCGCCGCTCCCTGACGGTGTCGCTCACGGTCGTCGCCGCCGTCGCGGTGACGGCGATGCTCGCCGGCACACTCGTCGTGGCCTGGGCGATGTTCCTGTCCCCGCACGACCTGACCGTCGTGACGACCGTCGCCGCGATGGCCGCCTCCGTGTCACTGGCCACCGCCCTGCTCCTCGGCCGCTGGGTCGTGGCCCGCAGCAACGCGCTCACCCTCGCCGCCCGCTCCTTCGGTGACGGCGGCAGCTTCGCGGCGCCTCTCGTTCCCGCGACGGCGGAACTTGCCGCGCTCTCAAGGGAGTTGGAGGCCACCAGCGCCAAGCTGGCCGCCTCCAGGGACCGCGAGCGCGCCCTGGAGACCTCGCGTCGCGAGCTCGTCGCCTGGATCTCGCACGATCTGCGCACCCCGCTCGCCGGACTCCGCGCGATGTCCGAGGCACTGGAGGACGGTATGGCGGCCGACCCGGACCGCTATCTGCGCCAGATCCGCACCGAGGTCGAGCGCATGAACGACATGGTGGGCGACCTCTTCGAACTGTCGCGCATCCACGCGGGGACCCTCGTCCTGAGCCCGTCCAGGATCTCCCTCCACGACCTCGTGGGCGACGCGCTCGCGGGCGCCGACCCGCTGGCCCGCGAACACGGCGTACGCCTCGTCGGCGACCGGGTCGACAGGATTCCCGTCGAGGTCGACGGCAAGGAGATGAGCCGCGTCCTCGGCAACCTCCTTGTGAACGCGATCCGTCGCACGCCGGCCGACGGCACGGTCGCCGTGGCGGCGGCCGGTTCCACGGAGGGTGTGGTCCTCACGGTCACGGACGGCTGCGGGGGCATTCCCGAGCAGGATCTGCCGCGCGTCTTCGACACGGGGTGGCGTGGCAGCCACGCCCGGACGCCGCCGTCGGGCGCGGGCCTCGGGCTCGCCATCGTCAGGGGAATCGTGGAGGCCCACCGGGGCAGCGCCGCCGTGCGCAATGTGGCCGGCGGCTGCTGCTTCGAGGTGATCCTTCCGGCCGCGGGGGCGTAGCGGGCACGCGTCCCGCGCCCGGCGGGGTCACCTCACCCCAGCTCCGCCTTGGCGAACTCCGTCATCCCCTCCTCGAACCCCACCTCGGCGCGCCATCCGAGCTCCGCCCTGAGCCGGGCCGGGTCCGCCGTGATGTGCCGTACGTCGCCGAGCCGGTACTCGCCCGTCACCACGGGCATCGGCCCGCCGTACGCGGCGGCGAGTGCGTGGGCCATCTCGCCCACCGTGTGCGGGTCCCCGCTGCCCGTGTTGTACGCGACGCACGAGTCGGCGGGCCGGTCGCCCAGGGTCTCCAGGGCGAGCGCGTTCGCCGCGGCCACGTCGTGAACGTGCACGAAGTCCCGCCGCTGGCGGCCGTCCTCGAAGACGCGCGGGGCCTCACCCCGGGCCAGCGCCGACCGGAAGAACGACGCGACGCCCGCATACGGGGTGTCGCGCGGCATCCCCGGCCCGTACACGTTGTGGTAGCGCAGCGACACCGCGCGGCCCCCGGTGGCCCGCGCCCAGGCGGACGCCAGATGTTCCTGGGCGAGCTTCGTCGTCGCGTACACGTTGCGCGGGTCCGTGGGGGCGTCCTCGCCGACGAGGCCGGGGCTCAGCGCATCGCCGCACCGAGGGCACGCGGGCTCGAAGCGGCCGGCCCGCAGGTCGGCCTCGGCGCGCGGTCCCGGGCGCACCACTCCGTGACGCCCGCACTCGTACCGCCCCTCCCCGTACACGACCATCGACCCGGCGAGCACCAGATTGCGTACCCCCGCCGAGGCCATCGCGGCGAGCAGCACGGCCGTGCCGAGGTCGTTGCGGGAGACGTAGTCGGGCGCGTCGGCGAAGTCCTTGCCGAGGCCGACCTTCGCCGCCTGATGACACACCGCGTCGACGCCGTCGAGGGCAGACTCCACGGCGGCGGGGTCGCGTACGTCGGCGACGGACCAGGGCCGGCGTTCGTCCGGGCCGGGCGGCCGGACGTCGAGCACGACGACCTCATGTCCTCGTGCGGAGAGAGTGTCCACGACCGCGGACCCGATGAACCCGGCACCGCCGGTGACCAGTACACGCATGCCGCCCACGCTATGCGGGACGGGGCGTCGCGAGGGTTCTCCTCGCCGATGCGTCATGGCTCCGTAAGGCTTGTGCGAACAGAGTTCGGTATCGCGCGGCGGCCTGCACGCGGCTAGCGTGAATCGGTGGAACCGGGACGAATCGCACCACCGTTGCCCGGACCGTCCCACCCACGGAGCCACCACCACTCGGAAGAAGGGTTTCGCGCCATGGCCGCACGACCGGAGGGCGCGCCCATCTGGGCCGACGCCATGTTCCCCGACCTGGAGGCCGCCAAGCGCTTCTACGGCGAGCTTCTCGGCTGGACGTTCGAGGAGGGCGGGGAGGAGTACGGCAACTACGCGCAGGCGATGTCCGACGGCAAGCGGGTCGGCGCGCTCTCGCCGCAGATGCCGGGCATGGAGGGCACCCCGCCGGCCTGGAACCTGTACCTGGCCACGCCGGACGTCAGGGCCACGGCGGCCCGCGTCAAGGAGGCCGGCGGCACCCTGCTGATGGAGCCCATGGAGGTCGGCGACTTCGGCTCGATGGTCACCGTCAAGGACCCGGCGGGAGTCTTCTTCAGCCTCTGGCAGCCGGGTACGCACGACGGGTTCGAGAAGGTGGGCGAGCCCGGTTCGTACGCCTGGGCCGAGGTGACCACGCGTGACACAGGGAAGACGGACGGGTTCTTCGAGGCCGCTTTCCCGTACGAGGTACGGAAGATGGCCGACGAGAACGTCGACTTCAACCTCTGGCAGCTCGACGGACAGCCCCAGCTCGGCCGCTTCAAGATGACCGAGGACTTCCCGCCGCAGGTCCCGTCGTACGTCAACGTCTACTTCGCGGTCGACGACTGCGACGCGGCGGTCGCGACGGTGACCAGGCTCGGCGGAAAGCTCCACTACGGCCCGATGGACACCCCGTTCGGCCGCTTCGCGGCGGTGACGGACCCGCAGGGCGCCGCGTTCTCGGTGATCGACCTGAGCACGACGGAGGGCGAGATGCCCGACCTCACCTGACGGGAGGGGGCGCACGGGACCTCGGGGACACGGGTCCTCGGGGTCACGGGTCTTCAGGGACACGGTCTTCGGGGACACGGGTCTTCAGGGACACGGTCTTCGGGGACACGGGTCTTCAGGGAAGCGCGCCCTCTGCGGGCACGCGCGCGCCCTCAACGAGCCCGCGCCCTCAGGGAAGCGAGAAGCCGAGCGCGCCCGCGGCCAGCTCCGCAGTGGGCTGCGTCCAGCGCTCGGCCATCGCGTTGCGGGTGGACAGTGAGCGCAGCTCCGCCCGGTCGAGATAGAGCGTTCCGTGCAGATGGTCCGTCTCGTGCTGCACGATCCGGGCGGGCCACCCCGTGAACTCCTCGTCCACGCGGCGGCCCCGCTCGTCGAGACACCGCAGACGCACCCGCTGGTGCCGGGAGACCACGGCCTGCAGGCCGGGCACGCTCAGGCAGCCTTCGAAGAACGCGGCGCGGCGCGCGCCCACGGGCACGTACGACGGGTTGATCAGGACGCGGAACGCCTGCGGCACCCGGCCGCGCGCCACCCGTACCTCCTCGGGGACCTCGGCCGCGTCCTCGACGACGGCGATCCGCAGCGGGACGCCGATCTGCGGTGCGGCGAGACCGACGCCGGGAGCGGCGTGCATCGACGCGCGCATCGCGGCGATCAGACGCTCCAGGAGCTCGGGCGCGAGCTGACCGTCGTAGGTCTGCGCGGGGGACCGGAGCACGGGATCGCCCGCCTCCACGACCGGCAACGGGTGCTCGCCCGCGAGCAGTTCCTCGACGCGGTCACTCAGGGGTACGGAGGGCATCGCGCCAGCATGTCAAGAAGGATCACGCGTCGGCAACGTCCACCGCGCCGCGCGCATCGTTGCGGGCTCGTGAACATTCGCCCGGTGGGGGAATGAGACCGCGGTGACATGGGCTTTCATCAGAGGGCGGCCATGGTCGGCACGGCCGCCCCACCGCCCGCACGCCCACCGCCGCCTCCTGGGAGCCCGCCGTATGTCCGTCCCGGCCGCCGCCACCGCCCACCCGCTCGACAACCCCGCGTACAGCTCTCTCACCGGCCCGCACGCACACTTCGCCGAGCGGCGGGGCCGGGTGCTGCGGTACCCCCTCGACGTGTCGCCGTGGCTCGCGCTGCCGGACGAGCCGGGCCCCGGGGACTGGGCGGATCTCGCGGCGCTCGCCGGGCCGGGCGAGACCGTCCCGCTGCCCGGGATGCGCACGGCGCCGCCCGAGGGCTGGGAACTCACGATGAGCATGGACGGGGTGCAGCTCGTCGACGACGGTGTGGCCGCGGCGCCGGACGCGGAGGCCGTGCTGCTCGGCGCGGCCGACGTGCCCGAGATGCTGGACCTCGTCGCGCGCACCCAGCCGGGGCCGTTCCTGCCCCGCACCGTCGAGCTCGGCACCTATCTCGGGATCCGCAGGCAGGGCGCGCTCGTGGCGATGGCGGGGGAGCGGCTGCACCCGCCGGGCTGGACGGAGATCAGCGCCGTCTGCACCGACCCGGACCATCGCGGCCAGGGGCTCGCGGCCCGCCTCGTCCTCGCCGTGGCGGCGGGGATAAAGGACCGCGGCGAGACCCCGTTCCTGCACACGGCGGCGCGCAACACGAACGCCATCAGGCTCTACGAGTCCCTGGGCTTCCGGCTGCGGCGCACCACGAAGTTCATGGCGGCCAGGGCCCCGGAGTTCGACCACGCCGCCGCCCGCTGACGCGCCGGACGTCCGGGGCGGCTCAGGCGTCGTCCTGGACCTGCGCGTTGTAGCGCAGCAGATAGTCCGCGAAGCGGACGAGATCCTCTTCGGGCCAGTCCGCCACCCGCTCCTGGAACGCCTGGCGGCGGCTGACGGTGACCTGGGCGAGGATGTCGGCCCCCGCCTCGGTCGGGTGGAGGACCTGGACGCGGTGGTCGTCCGGGTCCACCCGGCGCATCACGAGCCCGGCCCGCTCCAGCGCGGACACCTGCCGGCTCACCGTCGACTTGTCGAGGGCGTAGTGCGTGGCGAGGTCCGTGGCCCGGCAGCCGCCCTTCTCGTCCAGGTGGCTGAGCAGGGTGTACGACACGAGCGACAGCTCGGGGTGCATCCGTCCGGCCATCGCTCTGGCACGCCGCGCGAACGACGTCATCTCGCGCTGAATGGTCTCGACGGCCGTCTCTCGGTCTGTCACGTGCGTCCTCTCCCCGCTGCTCGTTGCATTCTACAACCGAAGGGAGGGGGCGCCGCGGGCAGGCGCGTTCCCGGGCCCGGAGCTAGCCTCCTGAGCATGAGCGACCCCAGTGATGTGCCCGCCCGTTACACGGTCCTGGTCAAGCCCCAGCTCGCCGACAAGGACGGCCACCCCGTGCACGGCAACCCCCTGCGCGTGGTGTCCGTCGAGGCCACCGGAGCGTCCGGGGAGTCCGGCTATCCGCGCTTCGTGGGCGAAGGGGTGCAGGTGGAGATCGACCCGCTCACCCGCTCCGTCGAGGCCGTGACGGTCGACGGCGAGGAGTTGCCGTACGGGTGGGTGGCCGAGATCGCCGCGGACTGACCGGCCGCCCGGCCGCGCCGTGCCCCGCCCCGACGGCGGGGTGCGGCGGCGCTGTGCGGCGTGGCGCAGCTCTCTTATGCAACTTGTTGCAAAAGCGAGCCGTCGTCGTCTACAACTGTGACGACGTTCGCCGCGCACGGAGGGCCACCATGAGCCGATACCCGCACCTGCTCACCCCGCTCGACCTCGGATTCACCACGCTGCCCAACCGGGTCCTGATGGGCTCCATGCACGTGGGCCTCGAGGAGGCGGAGAACGGCTTCGCGCGGATGGCGGAGTTCTACGCCACCCGCGCCCGCGGCGGCGTCGGCCTCATGGTCACCGGCGGCATCGCCCCCAACGAGGCCGGACGCCCCTGGGCCGGCGGCGCGAAGCTGACCACCGAGGCGGAGGCCGACGAGCACCGCCAGGTCACCGACGCGGTGCACGCGGCGGGCGGGAAGATCGCGATGCAGATCCTCCACTTCGGCCGCTACGCCTACCACGAGGACCTCGTCGCCCCGAGCCCGCTCCAGGCGCCGATCAGCCCCTTCCCGCCGCACGAACTCACCGACGCCGAGATCGAGCAGACCGTCGAGGACTTCGCGCGCGCCGCCGAACTCGCCCGGCGGGCGGGCTACGACGGCGTGGAGATCATGGGCTCCGAGGGCTACCTCATCAACGAGTTCATCGTTGCCGCCACGAACCAGCGCACCGACCGCTGGGGCGGCTCGTACGAGAACCGCATCCGCTTCCCCGTCGAGATCGTCCGCCGCGTCCGCGAGCGCGTCGGCACGGACTTCATCCTCATCTACCGGCTCTCGATGATCGACCTCGTGCCCGGCGGCTCCACCCTCGAGGAGGTCGTGCAGCTCGCCAAGGAGATCGAGGCCGCCGGCGCCACCATCATCAACACCGGCATCGGCTGGCACGAGGCCCGCATCCCGACCATCGCGACGTCGGTGCCGCGCGGCGCGTACACCTTCGTCACCAAGAAGGTCATGGGCGAGGTCTCCATCCCGCTCGTCACCACGAACCGCATCAACACCCCTGAGATCGCCGAGGAGTTGCTCGCCGACGGCTGCGCCGACATGGTGTCCCTCGCACGGCCCCTGCTCGCCGACCCGGATTTCGTGGCCAAGGCCCAGGCCGAGCGCCCGGAAACCATCAACACCTGCATCGGCTGCAACCAGGCATGCCTGGACCACACGTTCAGCGGCAAGATCACCTCCTGCCTCGTCAACCCGCGCGCCTGCCACGAGACCGAACTCGTCCTCGCGCCCACCCGCCTGCGCAAGCGTGTCGCCGTCGTCGGAGCGGGCCCCGCGGGTCTCGCCTGCGCGGTCTCCGCCGCCGAGCGCGGGCACGCCGTCACCCTCTTCGACGCCGCCTCCGAGGTCGGCGGCCAGCTCAACGTCGCCCGCAAGGTCCCCGGCAAGGAGGAGTTCGACGAGACCCTCCGCTACTACCGCGCGCAGCTCGAACTGCACGGCGTGGACGTCCGGTTGAACACCCCCGTCAGCGCCGCCGACCTCACCCCCGACGCGTACGACGAGGTGGTCGTCGCCACCGGCGTCACCCCCCGCACCCCCGAGATCGCGGGGCTCGACCACCCCAGCGTCGTCGGCTACCTCGACGTCCTGCGCGACGGCGCACCCGTCGGGGAGCGCGTCGCGATCGTCGGCGCGGGCGGCATCGGCTTCGACGTCGCCGAGTACCTCACCGACAGCGGGGACAAGGCGAGCCAGGACCCCGCCACGTACTTCCGGCAGTGGGGCGTCGACATGGACTACCGCGACCGCGGCGGCCTCACGAAGCCCGACCGTCCCACCCCGCCGCGCGCCGTCCACCTCCTCCAGCGCAAGACCTCGAAGGTCGGCGCCGGACTCGGCAAGACCACCGGCTGGATCCACCGCACCGAACTGCGCCACCGCGGGGTCACCATGGTCGCGGGCGCCACCTACGACCGCATCGACGACGCGGGCCTGCACGTCACCGTCGACGGCAACTCCACCGTCATCCCCGTCGACACCGTCGTCCTGTGCACCGGCCAGGACCCGGCCCGCGGTCTGTACGACGACCTGCTCGCCGTGGGCCGCGAGGCGCACCTGATCGGCGGCGCCGACGTGGCCGCCGAGCTGGACGCCAAGCGCGCCATCCGCCAGGGCACCGAACTGGCCGCGGCGCTGTGAGACCGGCGGTCACGTGGCCGGGCCCGCCGGCCGCGTGACCGCCTCCGCATAAGGTGCAGCCATGTCACTCCCGCACGCGATCCTCACGGCCCTCCTGGAGAAGCCGTCGTCGGGCCTCGAACTGACGCGCCGCTTCGACAAGTCGATCGGCTACTTCTGGTCGGCCACGCACCAGCAGATCTATCGCGAGCTGGGCCGCCTGGAACGCGAGGGGTACATCAGGGCCCTGCCCGCGCCGACGCCCGCGCGCGGTCAGAAGAAGGAGTACGAGGTCCTGCCCGAGGGCCGCGCCGAACTGGCCCGCTGGACCGCCGCGAGCCAGGACCCCAAACCGCTGCGCGACCCGCTGCTCCTGCGCCTGCGCGCCGCCGCCGTCGTCGGCACCGACGGCATCGAGGCCGACCTGCGCCGCCATCTCGACCTGCACCGGCGGCAGTTGGCGGAGTACGAGGAGATCGAGAAGCGGGACTTCCCGCCCGGCCTCGACTCCGTCGACGCCCGCCTGCAGCATGTGGTGCTGCGCGCGGGCATCGACCTGGAGACCTTCTGGGCGCGCTGGCTCGAACAGACCCTGGAGGAACTCGGCCTCGACCCGGCCTAGTCGAGGGTCGCCGCCCCCGGGTCCCAGTCCGCCGGAACGGGCGGTGGTGGCGCAGGGCAGGTGGCGACCCGGGTGAACTCGGCGTGTTCGGCCGAGTGCGTGATCGCCGTCATCGTCTGCAGGACGTGCAGGGCCAGTGCCCCCGACGCACGCGGCGCACCGCCCCGGCGGATCGCCCGCGCCAGGTCGAGCACGCCGAGCCCGCGCCCGTCGACGCGCCCCGCGACCGGCAGGTCGCGCCAGTCCTCCGCCCCGTTGGCCCGCACTTTCAGCGGCCCGCGGAAGGTGTTGGGGTCCGGCACCGCGAGGACGCCCTCCGTGCCGGTGACCTCGAACTGGATACGCGGCAGCGCCGAGTCGAAGCTGAGCACCGAGGTCGCCCGCACCCCGGACCCGAACTCGACGAGCGCCGACACATGCGTCGGCACCGCCACCGGGAACACCTGCCCAGCTCTGGGCCCCGACCCGACGACGCGCTCCTCGCGCGCGCGTGCCGCCGAGGCCGCCACGCGCGACACCCCGCCGAACAGCGCCACCAGCGCCGTCAGGTAGTACGGCCCGAGGTCGAACAGCGGTCCCGCGCCGGGCTGGTAGAAGAACGCCGGATCAGGGTGCCAGCCCTCCGGCCCGAGGCCCATCACCGCCGTCGTCGCCGCCACCGGCTCGCCGATGTGCCCCGCCCCGACGGCCCGCAGCGCCGACTGGAGACCCGCGCCGAGGAACGTGTCCGGCGCGTTCCCCACAAGGAGCCCCCGTTCCGCCGCCTGGGCGAGCACCTTCTCGGCCTCACCGGGGGCCAGGGCGATCGGCTTCTCGCCGTACACGTGCTTCCCGGCCCGCAGCGCCTGCGTCGCGACCTGCGCGTGGGCGGCCGGCACGGTGAGATTCACGACGAGCTCGACCTCGGGAACGGCGAGCACCGTCGCCACGTCTCCGGCGACCGGTACGCCGTGCTCGCGCGCGACGGCCGTGGCGCGGCCCGCGTCTAGGTCGGCGACACCCACCACCCGCAGATCGGGAAAGGAGGACAGTGTCCGCAGATACTCGTTGCTGATGACGCCCGCCCCGACGACGGCGACACCGACCGGCCCCGAACTCACGCTGCCCCCAAGGCGGATGCGTAGGTGATGCGGCCGCTCCCGCGCGGCTCCGGAGACGGTAGGACGCCGGGAGGGGAGCAGACAAGGGCGCGTCCCGGGCGGGACACGGCGATGCCACCGACCTGGGTCCGGTGTGTGCCCCACGCTCGCGCAGGAACCAAGGCGTTGCCCCGGCTCGCGCATGCGGCCACGAGGACTCCGCCCACACCGTTTGCCGCGCTGTCGTTGTCCTTCCAGGGCCAACTCGTTTGCTGGGCTGGGCGGATGGGGACGGGACGGGGGCTGGGTAGGTGGCGGGTTGCATCGTCCGGCCGAACGGGCCCCGGCTGTCGTTCGGCCCGGAGGGCCCCGCTCAGGACCCGGTGGTGTGCCCCAGTTCTGCGCAGGAACCGAGGCGTGGCCGCCGGCTCGCGCATGCGGCCACGAGGACGTCGCCCGCTCTCGTGGCTCTTTGAGAGCCAACTGGGTGGTCGGGCGGATGCGGATGCGGACGGGGAGCGGGGCAGGTGGCCGGTTCCATCCTCCGGCCCACCGGGCCCGGTGCCCGTCCGGCCCGGAGGGCCCCGGTCAGGACCCGGTGGTGACGCTCCGTTCGGCGGAGTAGGCGCCCCACGTCCCGTCGGGCAGCTGGGCCCGGATCCGTACGCGGTGTCGGACGCCGGCCTCCTTGCCCACGTAGAAACTGTTCCGTGCCGTGCCCTTGGGCGGGGCGTCGCCCCAGACGAGCGTGGTGGCCTGCCGGCCGTCGAGGTAGATGCGGTACGCGGGCACGGTGCCGCCCGTGCGCGGCGGCGTCCACGACAGGTCGATGTAGTACGCGCCGCCGGCCCGGCGGGACGTGGCGCGGAAGTCGGTGGGGGCGGTGCCGGGGCCCTCGTCGGAGCCCTTCGCGGTGGTGAGCCTGAGGGCCGAGCCGGCGGGGGAGGTGTTGTCGGCGGCGTCGCGCGCCTTCACGGTGAACGAGTACCTGGTGCCCGGCCGCAGCCCGGTGATCAGCGCCCGGGTCTCGCCCCCGCCGACGCTGTGGATCTTCGACGCGCCCTGGTAGATGTCGTACGAGACGACGCCCTTGTCGTCCTTCGACGCGCCCCACGACAGCGAAGCCGCCCGGCCGCCGTCCGCCCGTCCGCGCAGCGCTCCCGGCCGGGTCGGGGCCGACCGGTCCTCGGCGACGGCGGCCGGTGTCGTGACGGCCACCTTCGGACTGAGCGGTCCGAGTGTGCCGTCGGTGTCCTCGGCCCGGACGGAGAAGGTGTAGGCGGAGCGCGGGTGCAGCCCGACGACGTCGACCATGTGCTGTTCACCCGGTACCTCCTTCACCTTGGTGGCGCCCCGGTACACCGTGTAGCCCTTGACCTCGGCGGCTCCCTCGGGGCGGCTCCACATGACGTGGACGGAGGTGGCGCTGCCCGCCTGCGCCGTGACTCCGGCGGGGGCCGTGAGGGCGGGCCCCTGCCGGGTGTCGTCGTCGAGCAGGCCGCACGATGTGGCGAACAGGAGCGCGGCGGCGCAGGTCGTGCACGCCAGCGAGGTGCGTCCGGGGATGCGTCGCACGGCAGGCCTTCCGCTCGGAAGCATTGGTACAGACCTGTATGTCATGAGTGACGGGGTCACATCAAGAGGCGGTGTCGCGGGCGTCGTTCCCGTCCGGACCCCGAGCGGTGGACTACACGCTCAAGTAATCCCAGATTTGGGTTTTATGTACATACGCAGCATTCCCGACATAGGCACCTTTGTGCTGCGCATGCGCGCGTTGACCCTGACCGCTGTCTGTGGTGGCGCCCTGCTCGTCCCCGCGCCCCCCGCGGCGGCCCACGCGCCGGACCCCCGCGAGCGCGCACCACGCCCGGCCGGGGGAGTCCAGGAAGGTTCCGTGCGGGCCGCGGACCTGCTGGGCAAGGTGAAAGGGTGCGCGACAGATCTCGCGCGGCCGCTACCGCACCGACGAACGGGCGCCCGCGAACATCCCGGTCTGCGGCAAGGGTGACGCCGTGTACTGGAAGGCCGACATGGACATCGACTGCGACGGCCGCTCAGGGACCCACTGCAACAGCCGCACCGACCCGGTGTTCTTGAGCGCCACCGCCTACCGGGACTCCCACGGCGGAGCTCTCGCCGCGGAAAGCCTCCCGTACGTCGTCGTCCCCGGCGCGAGCCCCATATGGACCCCTGCGGCCCACGGCATCCGCGGCGGAACGGTGGCCGCGATCATCTACCGAAACCAGGTCCAGTACGCCGTCGTCGGCGACACCGGGCCGACGGACGTCATCGGCGAGGCCTCGTACGCCGCCGTGGTGAACCTCGGCATCAACCCGGATCCCGTACGCGGCGGCGCCGGCGAAGTCACGTACATCCTGTTCAAGAACACCGCAGTGTCGCCCATCGAGAGCCACCGGGCCGCGGTGGCGCTGGGCGAGGCACAGGCGAAGAAGTTCCTGGCCGTCAACTGAGCCCGGAACAGGCCGGGTCGGAGCGACGAACGCACGCGGCGCGCCGGGGCGGCGGGTGAGCCGCCGCCCCGGTCGCTCACACCTTCCGGTACGTGTACGCCTCGACGGCAGCCGCCTCGACCGCGTCCAGATCCGCCCCCGCCGACGCCGTGACGACCGCGGCCACCGCCCCCTCGACGAAGGGGGCGTCCACCAGGCGCGCCCCGTCCGGGAGGTCGCCGCCCTCCGCGAGCAGCGCCTTCACCGTGAGCACCGCACTGCCCAGATCGGCGAGCACGGCGACGCCCGCACCACGATCCACCGACCGAGCTGCGCCGCAG encodes the following:
- a CDS encoding NADPH-dependent 2,4-dienoyl-CoA reductase is translated as MSRYPHLLTPLDLGFTTLPNRVLMGSMHVGLEEAENGFARMAEFYATRARGGVGLMVTGGIAPNEAGRPWAGGAKLTTEAEADEHRQVTDAVHAAGGKIAMQILHFGRYAYHEDLVAPSPLQAPISPFPPHELTDAEIEQTVEDFARAAELARRAGYDGVEIMGSEGYLINEFIVAATNQRTDRWGGSYENRIRFPVEIVRRVRERVGTDFILIYRLSMIDLVPGGSTLEEVVQLAKEIEAAGATIINTGIGWHEARIPTIATSVPRGAYTFVTKKVMGEVSIPLVTTNRINTPEIAEELLADGCADMVSLARPLLADPDFVAKAQAERPETINTCIGCNQACLDHTFSGKITSCLVNPRACHETELVLAPTRLRKRVAVVGAGPAGLACAVSAAERGHAVTLFDAASEVGGQLNVARKVPGKEEFDETLRYYRAQLELHGVDVRLNTPVSAADLTPDAYDEVVVATGVTPRTPEIAGLDHPSVVGYLDVLRDGAPVGERVAIVGAGGIGFDVAEYLTDSGDKASQDPATYFRQWGVDMDYRDRGGLTKPDRPTPPRAVHLLQRKTSKVGAGLGKTTGWIHRTELRHRGVTMVAGATYDRIDDAGLHVTVDGNSTVIPVDTVVLCTGQDPARGLYDDLLAVGREAHLIGGADVAAELDAKRAIRQGTELAAAL
- a CDS encoding glycoside hydrolase family 75 protein, whose translation is MYWKADMDIDCDGRSGTHCNSRTDPVFLSATAYRDSHGGALAAESLPYVVVPGASPIWTPAAHGIRGGTVAAIIYRNQVQYAVVGDTGPTDVIGEASYAAVVNLGINPDPVRGGAGEVTYILFKNTAVSPIESHRAAVALGEAQAKKFLAVN
- a CDS encoding PadR family transcriptional regulator, with translation MSLPHAILTALLEKPSSGLELTRRFDKSIGYFWSATHQQIYRELGRLEREGYIRALPAPTPARGQKKEYEVLPEGRAELARWTAASQDPKPLRDPLLLRLRAAAVVGTDGIEADLRRHLDLHRRQLAEYEEIEKRDFPPGLDSVDARLQHVVLRAGIDLETFWARWLEQTLEELGLDPA
- a CDS encoding fibronectin type III domain-containing protein, giving the protein MRRIPGRTSLACTTCAAALLFATSCGLLDDDTRQGPALTAPAGVTAQAGSATSVHVMWSRPEGAAEVKGYTVYRGATKVKEVPGEQHMVDVVGLHPRSAYTFSVRAEDTDGTLGPLSPKVAVTTPAAVAEDRSAPTRPGALRGRADGGRAASLSWGASKDDKGVVSYDIYQGASKIHSVGGGETRALITGLRPGTRYSFTVKARDAADNTSPAGSALRLTTAKGSDEGPGTAPTDFRATSRRAGGAYYIDLSWTPPRTGGTVPAYRIYLDGRQATTLVWGDAPPKGTARNSFYVGKEAGVRHRVRIRAQLPDGTWGAYSAERSVTTGS
- a CDS encoding PTS-dependent dihydroxyacetone kinase phosphotransferase subunit DhaM; this encodes MSDPGGVGSGQEKVVGIVLVSHSRAVAESVAELATGLAGDGAAVPLAPAGGTEDGGLGTSAELICGAARSVDRGAGVAVLADLGSAVLTVKALLAEGGDLPDGARLVDAPFVEGAVAAVVTASAGADLDAVEAAAVEAYTYRKV
- a CDS encoding Gfo/Idh/MocA family protein; this encodes MSSGPVGVAVVGAGVISNEYLRTLSSFPDLRVVGVADLDAGRATAVAREHGVPVAGDVATVLAVPEVELVVNLTVPAAHAQVATQALRAGKHVYGEKPIALAPGEAEKVLAQAAERGLLVGNAPDTFLGAGLQSALRAVGAGHIGEPVAATTAVMGLGPEGWHPDPAFFYQPGAGPLFDLGPYYLTALVALFGGVSRVAASAARAREERVVGSGPRAGQVFPVAVPTHVSALVEFGSGVRATSVLSFDSALPRIQFEVTGTEGVLAVPDPNTFRGPLKVRANGAEDWRDLPVAGRVDGRGLGVLDLARAIRRGGAPRASGALALHVLQTMTAITHSAEHAEFTRVATCPAPPPPVPADWDPGAATLD